In a genomic window of Cynocephalus volans isolate mCynVol1 chromosome 1, mCynVol1.pri, whole genome shotgun sequence:
- the LOC134387459 gene encoding UDP-glucuronosyltransferase 1A10-like: MAPAIVTGPLPLCVCLLLTGGLAEAGKLLVVPMDGSHWFSMRSVVEKLMHRGHEVVVVMPGVSWQLGKLSNWTVKTYSTSYTLEDLDHKFMVFANDQWKTPAQRVFSLLMSSAYSFMELLFSHCRSLFNDRKLIEYLKESSFDAVFLDPFDMCGLIVAKYFSLPSVVLARGIFCNYLEEGTQSPGPLSYVPRLFSGFSDVMTFKERIWNHIFHLEEQLFCPILFKSALDIASEILQTPVTASDLFSHTSIWLLRTDFVLDYPRPVMPNIFFVGGINCSPCKPLPQVSYPSFSTRRIIWFGP; encoded by the coding sequence ATGGCTCCTGCAATTGTGACCGGCCccctccctctgtgtgtgtgtctgctgcTGACAGGTGGCCTGGCCGAGGCAGGCAAGCTGCTGGTGGTACCCATGGATGGGAGCCACTGGTTTTCCATGCGTTCGGTTGTGGAGAAGCTCATGCACAGAGGCCATGAGGTGGTCGTAGTCATGCCAGGGGTGAGTTGGCAACTGGGAAAATTGTCAAATTGGACAGTAAAGACTTATTCAACTTCTTACACTCTGGAGGATTTGGATCACAAGTTCATGGTTTTTGCCAATGATCAATGGAAAACTCCAGCACAAAGAGTATTTTCTTTACTCATGAGTTCAGCCTACAGTTTTATGGAATTGTTATTTTCACATTGTAGGAGTTTGTTTAATGACAGGAAATTAATAGAATACTTGAAAGAGAGTTCTTTTGATGCAGTTTTCCTGGATCCATTTGACATGTGTGGCTTGATTGTTGCCAAATATTTTTCACTCCCATCTGTGGTCCTCGCCAGGGGGATATTTTGCAATTATCTTGAAGAAGGTACACAGAGCCCCGGTCCTCTTTCTTATGTTCCCAGACTTTTCTCAGGGTTCTCAGATGTCATGACCTTCAAGGAGAGAATATGGAACCACATTTTCCACTTGGAGGAGCAATTATTTTGCCCCATTCTTTTCAAAAGTGCCTTAGACATTGCCTCTGAAATTCTCCAGACACCTGTGACAGCATCTGATCTCTTCAGCCACACATCCATTTGGTTGTTACGAACTGACTTTGTGTTGGACTATCCCAGACCTGTGATGCCCAACATTTTCTTTGTTGGTGGCATCAACTGCAGTCCCTGCAAGCCACTGCCTCAGGTGAGTTATCCCTCCTTTAGCACACGAAGAATAATATGGTTTGGACCTTGA